TCATTCAACGCTTGCCGTAAGCTGCCTGCCACGCTCCCGCGAGATGTCTCGCAAGCCAGGACGCTGCCACTTTCCGACCGCGAAACGGCACGCCTGCGCACCGCCGTCAGCAGCTCTACCTCTTGAATGCGCACTATCTGTATAACGCAGGTCACAAGAGCAAGCGACTGGTCCCACTGCATTCGATTCGGCTCACTGGGATAGTGCCAATTACGAACTTCTTTGCACCAGAAAACTGCGTTCACCGCGGGTCACGTAGATCGCATCTTCGTTAAGTTTGTTACACATCCCGACCAGAAACTCGATCAGGCGATCGAATTCGGATTCGCTGCCGAATGAAACTTCAAACCGTTCCATCACATCATGGACCAGCTCGGAATTTTGATCCACCCAATACCCCTTCACCGGCGTCGGCGATTGGGTGTAGGCTCGATAGCGGTCCATCAGAAATTCATGGATAGCCGTACGCGCGGTTTGAGTTCCGAAGAAATAGCGAGGGTCATCCAGCTTGTGCGACGGAATGTAGAACACGGTGACCTTGCCCAGTTCGAGGACATGGGCTGCCGTTAGTATCGGCGAGTCTTCAGTCGACATGTTATCGGCAGTCAAAAGATGCGATCAGGGCGTGAGGCTTCAGAGGGCTTGATCTTAATGAAACATTTGCAGTTCTTCGGTTGCGTCGAGCGATATTTCTGCAGAAATAAGAGCGTCGCATCGGATAGGGGAGATTCCACACGTATCTACAATGCGAAGCGTGTTCTTTCCATCTGGCAGTAGCTCGGTGAGTAAAAAAGTCGACGTTGTTAAATCAAAATCACGACAGCGTGGGCTGTTCTCAAACAACGTAGCGATAAACGACCTTCGACTCAGTGTGGTAGGTGCGAGACGCTCTTGACGCCCGGCCCACCGTTAGCCTTTGACTGCTCACGCTGTCTGCCATTGCGTCATTGCACTGCCCGTATCGCGTGACTAGTCAGCGTTTCAAACATTACTGCCGAAACTTTGTGCGAAGAGCTGTCGGTGAGGTTTGGAAATGGCGTTGGACTTGCTGAGTGAGGCTGGAGCTGCTTGTGAAGCCGGTTCGGAAGGCGATTTCGGTGATTGTCAGATCCGTTTCGCGCAACAGGTGCGACACGTGTTGCATGCGCAGGTGTCGAAGTTGTTCGGCCGGGGAACGCCCCAGTTTTTGCCGGAATTTCTGTTCCAGTGACCGGCGAGAGATCGGGAACTGGTGAAGTACGTCAGCAACACTCAGCCCACGTTGTATGTTGTCGGCCATGTATCTCAGGATCGCAGCGATCTCAGTGTCTTCAATCGCCAGCAGGTCGGTGGATCGCCGAGCATTCACGTGCAGCGGTGCGACCAGCGTAGGTCGAGACGGAATTTTTCCTCCATCCATCAGCTTCGTCAGCACAGACGCCGCACTGGTTCCGATTTGAGCACACGCCAGTTGGATGCTGGAAAGTTGCGGTGACGATACCGAGCACAACAGATCGTCGTTGTCTCCCGAAAGTATTGCCACCTCGTCGGGAACCGCAATGCCATTCAGTTCGCAGATTTCTGCCAACTGCCGAGCGGGATAGGGATCGGCGGCGAAGACGGCCAGCGGTCGTGGCAGTTCTGCCAGCCATTCGACAACATGGTCGTGATCGACTTCCCAGCCCTGAGTGTCACCGCGTTGCGCGAATACGTCACACGAATAACCTTCCGCAGTAACTACGTCTCGGAACGCGTTTGCTCGAGCAATCGGGTACCGACCGATCGCAGGAGCGTAGCAGGCGAAGTTCTCCAGCCGCCGTTCGCGAAAATGTTCGAAGGCCATCTGCGCGCTTGCTGCGTCATCCGTGGCGACTCGGCCAAGCCAAACACTGTTCGGCATCATGATGGATAGGTCCACAGCGGGAAGACCGGAACGGCGAACGTGATCGACCATCGATCGGTCACGCAACGAAACCAGAACTCCGTCGCCCTGCCATTTGCCTGGCAGTCGAAGTCGATGCTGATGGTCACGCGGAGCGATCAGCAGTCGCCACTGCTTCTCGCGAGCGTACGCCGCAATGGAGGCAACCACGCTGCGGCCCCAACTGTCGTCCGTTTCGATCAGTATGGCGACTCGCCGAGGTGTTGCCATGAATTCACTTTTTGAATCAGAATTGCTGAAAAGCGGCTGTCGCGGTCTGCCGCATGGATTCACCGTCCTTTACGTCGGACTCAAACCTGCGATGCGCATAATATCACTACTTGTGCGCAATTGCGCACGTCGAGCCGGCTCGCATTTCGTATGATCACCAACCAATTGGCAGAAAATTGACGAGTACACTCAGGGCTTCAACGAAAATGGAATCTGGCAACGACGACGTTCTTCGAAAGGCGATGACATCGCATCGGCGGATCGTCCTGATCACTGACGGCTACTCGACCCCGTTCGTCGCCAAAACGGCGATCAGCATTCTTCGCTACCGAACCGACGATGTTGTAGCAGTGATCGATCAGGAGGCATCGGGCACGACGGCTCAGCAGTTGCTGTTGGCAGGCGGAGATATTCCCGTTGTCGGATCACTTTCCGCTGTCAATGATGCCGACGCTCTGTATGTGGGGATCGCGCCGCCTGGAGGCAAACTTCCGGATGAGTGGCGACCACTAATTCTGGAGGCGCTGCGCAGAAAGATGGACGTTGTTTCCGGGCTGCACGACTTCCTGATCGACGATGAAGAATATGTCGCGGCGGCCAAACAATCGGGAGCACGATTGATTGATGTGCGTCGCAATCGCCACAAGTCGACCGCCAAGCGGCACCGGTTTCGTCCTGGCAATGTGAGAATTCATGCGGTCGGGCACGACTGCAGCGTCGGGAAAATGGTGGTGACGCTGGAAATTCAACGGGGCCTTGCTGCGGCCGGGCATGACGCGAAGTTTCTGGCGACAGGGCAAACCGGCATCATGATTTCCGGTGAAGGTGTGCCCATTGATTGTGTGGTTGCGGACTTTGTGAATGGTGCCGCCGAAGAACTGGTGAAGGCCAATGAGCAGCATGACTTTCTGCTGATCGAGGGCCAGGGCAGCATTTCTCATCCTTCGTTTTCGGCTGTCACGCTGGGGCTGCTTCACGGGTGTGCGCCGGACGGGTTGGTGTTTTGCTACGAAGCTGGACGAGACCAGGTGAAGGGGCTGGATAACGTCGACATCCCTGATTTGGCCGATCAGATTCAGGCCTACGAAGCGGTTGCGAACCTGCGGCATCCCTGCAAAATGATAGGGATCGCGGTGAACACTCGAAACCTGACCGCTGAAGAAGCCGACGCAGAATTGTTTCGAGCGGAAGACAGATTCGGTTTGCCGGCCTGCGACGTCTATCGTACGGGGGCCGACAAACTTGTGCAGGCCAGCATCGCTCTTCGTGAAGAGGTATTTGCCCGATGAGGACGACACTTCAACAGGTCAAATCGCGGCTGGCTGTAACGGCGTGCTGGATTCTTGTGCTGGTGATTCCTTTACTGGCGTCGTTCGCGGTTGCCGCCGATGTGTCAGCAAAGCACGGATGGTCGGCGGAGGGTCTCCGCGCGGCTCGCGAGTATTCAGAAACACTCGACACGGCTGCCGTTGTCATCCTGCACAACGGCGCGACGGTTGACGAATGGGGCGCGACGGCACTCCCGTTGATGTGCCATTCGGTGCGCAAAAGCCTATTAAGTGCCTTGTACGGTCGGCATGTTAAAAACGGTACGATCGATCTGAACCGAACGTTGAAGCAACTCGGCATCAACGACAACGAACCGTCCCTAACCGAAGCAGAACTTGGTGCTCAGATCCGGCATCTGCTGATGGCGCGGTCGGGAGTCTATCATCCGGCGTTATACGAAACGGCGGCGATGGCGAAGGCTCGACCAGCGCGAGGTTCGCATGCTCCGGACACGTTTTGGTACTACAACAACTGGGACTTCAATGCGGCAGCAGCGATCTTCGAAAACCTCACCGGGCAGGGCCAGCGCGCACTTTGGGCAATTTAGGCTGGCGCGACAAGTGAGTATTGGTTAGTCTTTTCGTGTCGTAACATCGGACTTCACGAGGAGAGGACAAGAGATGTCGACAGTTGAACTGGCGGTCACCCAGGAGCTGACAGGAAACATTGTTCATTACTTTGATCAATTGAAAGACCCGCGTTCCAACATCAATCGTCTGCATCTGCTTGGTGATGTGATTGTGATCGCCATTTGCGGAGTGCTGGCCAACGCCGACGGCCCCAGTGCGATTGCGGAATGGGCGCGACTGAATGCCGATGGCCTGCAGAAACACCTGGCACTTCCGCATGGCATTCCGAAAAAAGATACGTACCGGCGCGTCCTTTCTCTCCTGAAGCCGAACGACTTTCAAGCGTGCTTCGTGCAATGGATTGAATCGCTGGAAGGACTTTCCGACGAACAGAAAGAAGGCTACAGAAAACAGATTGCGATTGATGGCAAAGCACTCCGTCGATCACATGACAAAAAGAATGGGCTGGGTGCGTTGTTCATCGTGAGTGCGTGGGCTTCTGATCAGGGGATTTCTCTGGGACAGGTGGCGACGGAAGAGAAGTCGAACGAGATCACCGCGATCCCGAAATTACTGAACGAAATCAATATCGATGAGGCGATCATTACGATTGACGCAGCGGGTTGTCAAAAAAACATTGCGCAGCAGATCGTGTCTGGCAATGCAGACTATGTGTTAGCCCTGAAAGGCAACCAACCGAAACTCTATGAGGTCGTGCAGAAGTTTTTTCTCGATCACCTGGAGGATGACTTCGCTCGCTGTCCCGTCAGTCGCTATGAAGAAACAGAGAAGGGACACGGTCGGCAGGAACAGAGAATCTACTATCAGGCGACCGTGCCTGTCGATTTTGACGTGGGCCACAAATGGGCCGGACTCAAGACCATCGGAACGGCGATCCGAATGTACGAGCAGGACGGCATTCATCATTCTGACGTTCGCTACTACATCAGCAGTCTGCGTCGCAAAGGCGAGCTGTTCGCAACAACGGTTCGTGGTCACTGGGCCATAGAAAACACGCTGCACTGGAGTCTCGACATGACCTACCGCGAGGATGAGAGTCGAGTCCGAAACCGAATCTTCGCGAACAATTTGTCATGGCTCAGACGACTCACACTCAGCCTCATCAAGAAACATCCTGGCAAACAAAGCAACGTCATGAAAAGAAGAATGGCCGGATGGAACATTGACTATTTGATGCAAATCCTTACCGGCAAAACAACTTAGTATGCGCTGGCCCTGCCTCACCGGGCGCAGCGTCTTTGAAGAATTCGACGATCAGATTGCAAGACCGCTCGGCCTGCAGGATTTCCGACGCGACCGCGATACGCAGTATGTCACCGGCGACGATTCTGTGTATCCCGCGTACCCGTTTCGCTTGAGTACCCGCGATCTGGCAAAGTTCGGTCTGCTGTTTCTGCGCAACGGCCGCTGGGACGACAAGCAACTGATTCCAGAGAACTGGATCGTCGAAAGCACGACGTCGTATTCCGATGCCGGTGCGTCCGGCGGTTACGGCTACATGTGGTGGGTGGAGGCCGATGGCAAGCACTTTCCGGGCGTGACGTTGCCGAAAGGTTCGTATTCCGCGCGAGGGTATCGAGGTCAGTATCTTGTTGTGATTCCGGCATGGGACGTGGTGATCTGTCACCGAGTGAACTCGTTCCAGAAAGGTACAGCAGTCTCCAAGGCGGATTTTGGAAAGCTGCTGAACCTGATTTTCGCCGCTCGTCCGACTTCAAAAAAGGACATTGAGCAACCGTCTGCATCGACCATCGAAAAGCAAAGCGAGTTTGACCTCATCATTCGCAACGGGCTGGTCGTTGATGGCACTGGCCGGCCGGGATTTCAGGCTGACGTTGCCGTGCGAGATAACGTCATCGTGGCAATCGGACAGCTGGCGGGTGCGAAGGCCGACCTTGAGATCGACGCCGCCGGAAAGGTCGTCTGTCCAGGATTCGTTGACCTGCACAGTCACGCTGAAAAGGGGCTGGTGTCGGACGACCCAGCTCGTCGAGCCGCCCCCAATCTGATCACGCAGGGCATCACGACGGTCGTCGTCAATCAGGACGGCGGCGGGCCGCTCGACCTGGCAAAACAGCGGCAGCAGATGCAGCATTTAGGCGTTGGTATGAATGTCTGTCAGGTGATTGGTCACGGAACCATTCGCCGGCACGTCATGGGCGACGATCATGAACGTCCAGCCACGCCCGCCGAAATCAAGCGGATGCAACAGCTTGTTAAAGACGCAGCCAAAGCGGGCGGATTCGGCATGTCGGCGGGGCTGGAATACGTGCCTGGTCGTTGGAGCAACTCAGCGGAAATGGAAGCACTGTCCGCAACTGTGGCGGCCAGCGATGGAGTCACCATTGTTCACGAACGAAGTTCCGGAAGTCGGCCAATGTGGTTCTTGCCGAGTCGTGATTCGGCCGACCAACCTTCGATGCTGGACAATTTGCAGGAACTGATCGACATCGCTGCGGCGACAAATGTTCGAACCGTCGCGACTCATATCAAAGCTCGAGGCACCGACTTCTGGGGCTCCAGTGCCAAGATGAACGAAGCGATAAGGGCCGCTCGTGCGGCCGGCCTGCCGCTTTACGCGGATCAGTACGCTTACAACACGAGCGGTTCGGACGGCCGCATCGTCCTGATTCCGTCGTGGGTTTCCTCTGTCCGCGACAATGCAACCGCCGCAGACAGTGCAAAGCGAACTCCGGCCGAACAACTGCAATTGGTGCTCGACGATCATTCGCTGGCCGAAAATCTGAGGCAAGATGTCGACTACGAAATTACTCGACGCGGCGGAGCTAAACATATCCTGATCGTGTCGCATCCCAACAAGTCACTCAACGGAAAATCACTGGCCGACTACGCGGCGAAACTGAAAACCGACGCCGTCGAAGCTGCGATTAGCTTACAGCTGGAAGGCGATCCAAAGCGGCGAGGCGGTGCCCAGTTGCGAGCGTTCTCGATGTCTGAAGCGGATGTCGAAGCATTCGCCAGCACGCCGTGGACAGCGACATCCAGCGATGCGGGAATCGCGCTGCCGAGTGACGGCCCCGTGCATCCGCGATTCTACGGAGCGTTCCCGCGGAAGATTCGTCGCTACGCGATTGATCGCGGCCTGATCACGATTGAAGAGGCCGTTCGTGTGTCGACTTCCCTTCCTGCGGAGATTCTGAAGCTGAAAGATCGTGGGATCATTCGAAAGGGAGCTATCGCCGACCTGGTGATCTTTGATCCGAAAACAATTCGCGACACGGCGGACGCGTTTGATCCTCATCAATTTGCTGAAGGTATCGACTATGTCTTCGTCAACGGAAAACTGGCCAGCGATGGACAACGCTGGCTGGGCAGCCTACACGGGAGCGTGCTGACGAGCAGCCATCGCGCACCGCCATAATGTTGTTTGCATGCCTGGTACGCCACACGATAGGCTGGCTGGATAATCGCTAACGAATTGCACGAAGCAGTTTCCCTTTTGTTGTGGACGGTTCGGGCTCGTGCGAAACAACCTTCATCGTCCGAACCGCCTGTTCCGCGGGCACAAGTCAGCGAAAGTCGCTGTAAGCTGAAACCATTATCTCACTTCCTCCCTTGCATACAACGGTCGAACTTTCGCTCGCGATTCCTCACAACGCAGCATTGCGGCCACAATGAGTCTACTATGAACCGACCTTCCTGCTCCCGCTGGCTTTTTGCTGTTCTTGTCGCGATAGCGTGTTTTGCAATGCCCGTTGCTGCAGACGACTTCACGCTGCACACGTTTGAACGTCAGCAGTTAACCGGCACGTACTTTTCCGAAGGGGCGAACGCGGCCGATCTTAATGGAGACGGTGTAGCCGATGCGGTTTATGGGCCGTATTGGTTTGAAGGGCGGGGCTTCACGAAGAAGCATGAGATCTACAAGCCGGTTCCGCAGAACGTGAATGGGTATGCGGACAACTTCTTCAACTGGCCATACGACTTCAACGGCGACGGTCGCAACGATGTGTTCGTTGTGGGTTTTCCGGGGACTCCGGCGTATGTCTACGAAAACCCGGGACCGGACGGGTTTGATTCTCACTGGAAGAAGCACCAGGTCTTCGACTGGGTTTCGAATGAGTCTCCTCAGCTGATCAATGTTGTTGGCGATGAACGCCCGGAACTGGTTTGCACGCGAGACGGTTTCTTCGGTTTCGCCACGGTGAATTGGGAACGGCCCTTCGAGACGTGGACCTTTCACCCGATTTCCGAACAGATCGCGTCGAAGAAGTTCGGTCATGGGCTGGGCATCGGCGATGTGAACAGCGACGGGCGCATGGATGTCATTCACGCGGGAGGCTGGTTTGAACAACCGTTGACTCATGCATTGACGTCGCGATGGCTGTATCACGAAACGTCATTCAGCCAGTCGTACGGCGGAGCGGAAATGTATGCTTACGACGTCGACGGAGACGGAGACAGCGACATTATCACCAGCCATTCGGCGCACAACTTTGGTCTTGGCTGGTACGAACAAATCGAAGGCGGTGACGATCCGAAATTCAAGCACCACCTGATCATGGGTGAGCATCCATCGGAAAACAAATACGGCGTGTTGTTCAGCGAACCGCATTCGGTCGCGTTGGCGGACATCGATGGAGACGGGCTGAAGGACATCATCACCGGGAAGACATATTGGTCGCATCACAAACAGAGTCCACTGTGGGACGCGGGAGCGGTGGTCTACTGGTTCAAGCTGGTTCGCAACAAAGACGGAGTTGACTGGATTCCTCACAAGGCTGACGGCGAAGCGGGGATTGGTCGGCAAATTTCGATCGTCGACGTCAACAACGACAAGCTTCCGGACATCGTGGTCGGCGGGATGCTGGGAAGCCATGTTCTGACTCACAAAACCAAATCGGTTTCAAAAGACGAATGGCTGGCGGCTCAGCCGAAACTTTACGCCGGTGAAAAACTGCCGTCCGTCGAAGGAGCCACCGCGTTGCGTGGCCCGAAGTCGAAGATCGACAAAAAGACGGGGCGAGCGACAGGGGCCATCGAAGGCGAATCGCTAACAGCAAAGGTCACGCGAGGCACGGCGAAGGCTCAGGACATGGGCAACTTCCGTGGCGACAAGTGGAGCAACCAGTCGCAGCTTTGGTGGACAGGTGGACGAATTGGCGACAAGCTGACGTTGGACCTGCCGAAGTTTACCGGCACTGTGGACCTCGATGTCGTGCTGACAATCGCGGGCGACTATGGAGTCGTGCAATTGTCACTGGACGACCAAAAGCTGGGCGAACCGATCGACCTGTACAATCCAGCGGTTGTGACAACGGGCGTGCTTTCGTTTCCGAAGCTGACTGTTGAAGGCAGCAAACACACGCTGACGGCTCAAATTGTCGGCGCGAATTCGAAGGCGAAGAAGTCGTTTATGTTCGCCATCGATTATCTTCGAGTGAAGCAGGCGGACGGCAATTATGTGGCTGGCCCCGCCGTGAAAGCTCCTGCGGCAGCGAAGACCATCGCCGGCATGAAGCCGAAGTCGATGGATGGCAAGGACGTGAATCTCGACTTCGAAACGGGAACTTTGGCAGACTGGACGGCCACAGGCAACGCGTTCGAAGGTCAACCGATCAAGGGCGATACGGTTTCCAAACGTCGCTCGGACATGAAGAGTGGCCATAGTGGCAATTTTTGGATCGGCGGCTTCGAACATCATGGCGACAAACGCGTCGGCACGCTGACGTCGGCTCCGTTTGTGGTATCTCATCCTTACGGAAGTTTTTTCGCCAATGGCGGGCCGACGGAAAAAACACGAGTCGAATTGGTTCGCAAAGACAACGGCAAAGTCTTCTTCAAAATCGCCGGCACGACAAGCGAAACAATGCGGCAGGTGGTGGTTGACCTGCGAGCTCACGTGGGAAAGGAAATCATGGTGCGGCTGGTCGACGCCAGCACAGGCGGCTGGGGGCACCTGAACTTCGATCACTTTCGACTGCACGAAAAGCGACCCGCGAAAGTCACCGCACCACCGATTCAGCTTGTGCTAGACGAGTATCCTCATGCGGGTTTGTCAGCCGACGAAGCGGCCGCGGCGATGAAACTTCCCGAAGGATTTTCCGTAACGGTCGGCGCGGCGGAACCCGACATTCAACAACCGATCGCGATGGCGATTGATGATCGAGGTCGCGTGTGGGTCGCGGAGGCGTACGAATATCCTGTGCGAGCAAAGGGTGACACCGGCCGCGACCGCATTCTGATTTTCGAAGACACCGACGGAAACGGAACGCTCGATAAGCGCAAGGTCTTCAGGGAAGGTTTAAACCTGGTCAGTGGGTTGGAAGTTGGATTCGGCGGTGTCTGGGTCGGAGCGGCTCCGTACTTCATGTTCATCCCCGACAAAGACGGCGACGACATTCCCGACAGCGAACCACAAATTCTGTTGGACGGCTGGGGATATCAGGACACTCACGAAACCTTGAACGCGTTCATCTGGGGCCCGGACGGCTGGCTCTATGGCTGCCACGGCGTGTTCACTCATTCCAAAGTCGGTAAGCCGGGAACTCCTGACGACCAGCGAACGCCACTGAACTGCGCCGTATGGCGCTACCATCCGACGCGTCACGAATTCGAAGCGTTCGCTCAGGGAACCAGCAACCCGTGGGGAGTCGACTTCAATGATCACGGCCAGGCATTCATCACGGCCTGCGTGATTCCTCACTTATATCACATGATTCAGGGCGGTCGTTATCAACGACAGGGCGGGCAGCATTTCAA
This DNA window, taken from Fuerstiella marisgermanici, encodes the following:
- a CDS encoding xylose operon transcription regulator XylR encodes the protein MATPRRVAILIETDDSWGRSVVASIAAYAREKQWRLLIAPRDHQHRLRLPGKWQGDGVLVSLRDRSMVDHVRRSGLPAVDLSIMMPNSVWLGRVATDDAASAQMAFEHFRERRLENFACYAPAIGRYPIARANAFRDVVTAEGYSCDVFAQRGDTQGWEVDHDHVVEWLAELPRPLAVFAADPYPARQLAEICELNGIAVPDEVAILSGDNDDLLCSVSSPQLSSIQLACAQIGTSAASVLTKLMDGGKIPSRPTLVAPLHVNARRSTDLLAIEDTEIAAILRYMADNIQRGLSVADVLHQFPISRRSLEQKFRQKLGRSPAEQLRHLRMQHVSHLLRETDLTITEIAFRTGFTSSSSLTQQVQRHFQTSPTALRTKFRQ
- a CDS encoding DUF1611 domain-containing protein; amino-acid sequence: MESGNDDVLRKAMTSHRRIVLITDGYSTPFVAKTAISILRYRTDDVVAVIDQEASGTTAQQLLLAGGDIPVVGSLSAVNDADALYVGIAPPGGKLPDEWRPLILEALRRKMDVVSGLHDFLIDDEEYVAAAKQSGARLIDVRRNRHKSTAKRHRFRPGNVRIHAVGHDCSVGKMVVTLEIQRGLAAAGHDAKFLATGQTGIMISGEGVPIDCVVADFVNGAAEELVKANEQHDFLLIEGQGSISHPSFSAVTLGLLHGCAPDGLVFCYEAGRDQVKGLDNVDIPDLADQIQAYEAVANLRHPCKMIGIAVNTRNLTAEEADAELFRAEDRFGLPACDVYRTGADKLVQASIALREEVFAR
- a CDS encoding serine hydrolase, translating into MRTTLQQVKSRLAVTACWILVLVIPLLASFAVAADVSAKHGWSAEGLRAAREYSETLDTAAVVILHNGATVDEWGATALPLMCHSVRKSLLSALYGRHVKNGTIDLNRTLKQLGINDNEPSLTEAELGAQIRHLLMARSGVYHPALYETAAMAKARPARGSHAPDTFWYYNNWDFNAAAAIFENLTGQGQRALWAI
- a CDS encoding ISAs1 family transposase; translation: MSTVELAVTQELTGNIVHYFDQLKDPRSNINRLHLLGDVIVIAICGVLANADGPSAIAEWARLNADGLQKHLALPHGIPKKDTYRRVLSLLKPNDFQACFVQWIESLEGLSDEQKEGYRKQIAIDGKALRRSHDKKNGLGALFIVSAWASDQGISLGQVATEEKSNEITAIPKLLNEINIDEAIITIDAAGCQKNIAQQIVSGNADYVLALKGNQPKLYEVVQKFFLDHLEDDFARCPVSRYEETEKGHGRQEQRIYYQATVPVDFDVGHKWAGLKTIGTAIRMYEQDGIHHSDVRYYISSLRRKGELFATTVRGHWAIENTLHWSLDMTYREDESRVRNRIFANNLSWLRRLTLSLIKKHPGKQSNVMKRRMAGWNIDYLMQILTGKTT
- a CDS encoding amidohydrolase family protein, which encodes MRWPCLTGRSVFEEFDDQIARPLGLQDFRRDRDTQYVTGDDSVYPAYPFRLSTRDLAKFGLLFLRNGRWDDKQLIPENWIVESTTSYSDAGASGGYGYMWWVEADGKHFPGVTLPKGSYSARGYRGQYLVVIPAWDVVICHRVNSFQKGTAVSKADFGKLLNLIFAARPTSKKDIEQPSASTIEKQSEFDLIIRNGLVVDGTGRPGFQADVAVRDNVIVAIGQLAGAKADLEIDAAGKVVCPGFVDLHSHAEKGLVSDDPARRAAPNLITQGITTVVVNQDGGGPLDLAKQRQQMQHLGVGMNVCQVIGHGTIRRHVMGDDHERPATPAEIKRMQQLVKDAAKAGGFGMSAGLEYVPGRWSNSAEMEALSATVAASDGVTIVHERSSGSRPMWFLPSRDSADQPSMLDNLQELIDIAAATNVRTVATHIKARGTDFWGSSAKMNEAIRAARAAGLPLYADQYAYNTSGSDGRIVLIPSWVSSVRDNATAADSAKRTPAEQLQLVLDDHSLAENLRQDVDYEITRRGGAKHILIVSHPNKSLNGKSLADYAAKLKTDAVEAAISLQLEGDPKRRGGAQLRAFSMSEADVEAFASTPWTATSSDAGIALPSDGPVHPRFYGAFPRKIRRYAIDRGLITIEEAVRVSTSLPAEILKLKDRGIIRKGAIADLVIFDPKTIRDTADAFDPHQFAEGIDYVFVNGKLASDGQRWLGSLHGSVLTSSHRAPP
- a CDS encoding PVC-type heme-binding CxxCH protein: MPVAADDFTLHTFERQQLTGTYFSEGANAADLNGDGVADAVYGPYWFEGRGFTKKHEIYKPVPQNVNGYADNFFNWPYDFNGDGRNDVFVVGFPGTPAYVYENPGPDGFDSHWKKHQVFDWVSNESPQLINVVGDERPELVCTRDGFFGFATVNWERPFETWTFHPISEQIASKKFGHGLGIGDVNSDGRMDVIHAGGWFEQPLTHALTSRWLYHETSFSQSYGGAEMYAYDVDGDGDSDIITSHSAHNFGLGWYEQIEGGDDPKFKHHLIMGEHPSENKYGVLFSEPHSVALADIDGDGLKDIITGKTYWSHHKQSPLWDAGAVVYWFKLVRNKDGVDWIPHKADGEAGIGRQISIVDVNNDKLPDIVVGGMLGSHVLTHKTKSVSKDEWLAAQPKLYAGEKLPSVEGATALRGPKSKIDKKTGRATGAIEGESLTAKVTRGTAKAQDMGNFRGDKWSNQSQLWWTGGRIGDKLTLDLPKFTGTVDLDVVLTIAGDYGVVQLSLDDQKLGEPIDLYNPAVVTTGVLSFPKLTVEGSKHTLTAQIVGANSKAKKSFMFAIDYLRVKQADGNYVAGPAVKAPAAAKTIAGMKPKSMDGKDVNLDFETGTLADWTATGNAFEGQPIKGDTVSKRRSDMKSGHSGNFWIGGFEHHGDKRVGTLTSAPFVVSHPYGSFFANGGPTEKTRVELVRKDNGKVFFKIAGTTSETMRQVVVDLRAHVGKEIMVRLVDASTGGWGHLNFDHFRLHEKRPAKVTAPPIQLVLDEYPHAGLSADEAAAAMKLPEGFSVTVGAAEPDIQQPIAMAIDDRGRVWVAEAYEYPVRAKGDTGRDRILIFEDTDGNGTLDKRKVFREGLNLVSGLEVGFGGVWVGAAPYFMFIPDKDGDDIPDSEPQILLDGWGYQDTHETLNAFIWGPDGWLYGCHGVFTHSKVGKPGTPDDQRTPLNCAVWRYHPTRHEFEAFAQGTSNPWGVDFNDHGQAFITACVIPHLYHMIQGGRYQRQGGQHFNKHTYRDIVTIADHLHYLGATPHGGNSKSDAAGGGHAHAGAMIYLGDKWPQKYRNQLFMNNIHGQRLNVDVLKPNGSGYVGSHGPDFLLTGDKASQILNIRYGPDGNAWMIDWYDMQACHRRESEVHDRTNGRIYKISYESSHHAPRDESNTNDSRSNGKTSAQTGAGITRSVMATISNATDAELAELVLHRNDWYVRHGRRLLQERAAKGAIAGEAVAKLEKILTSHDDDTRRLRAAWALHVIGELNAKNIQTMLADSSAYVRGWGVQLAMEAARNKPPQELIAQFTTMAREDDSPVVRMYLASAAQLVPAGQRWDLLQNLTSHAEDASDHNLPMLYWYAAEVLADVDATRALALAMSAGEQIPLLREFMLRRIGSGGAQASLQILVKGLGVAPTDDVKLTYLNAIRTALKGQRKANAPEEWADVSSALLKSDNADLRIQATALGVTFGDSAALQAMRSQIEDASGNEKDRLVALQSLLDSNDSGLVPTLQSLLKSDGSLRVAAIQGLAQYNDTSVAPALLSNYESFTPDQKRMALGTLCARASSGVALLKAVEAKQIAGTDLTADLVRQLQFLKNKEVNSLLENVWGTARESAADKVAMIAEYKALVESTEHPEPNLEMGRAVFAKTCMKCHILYGVGNKVGPDLTGSNRSNIDYLLSNIVDPSAVMAKEYRATIIATENGRVITGLIKAEDARSVTVQTGDALVVVPKDEIEERVESDKSMMPDDQLKQFTPHHVRSLIAYLRAKQQNPMLATKDNESTIFTGKDLTGWSGTEGLWSVENGELVGRTSGLRRNEWIVSDLSVDNFHLTLEVKLVDNAGNSGIQFRSHAKDGEVSGYQADIGKGWWGKLYEEHGRALLWDKSGEQHVKLGDWNTYEIIAERKRIRTLINGQLCVDLSDPDGAKNGIIAFQLHSGGKTEVRFRNIKLNVFTQEIQK